The sequence GCTTGACCCGTGGGGTAGGCCTACTTCTCCAACGTCCGGCTCCTCATTGTGAGGCCCTCCCAGTTCCCTGCTGGGAACTGTGGCTCATCCCTCGCCCTCcgtccccctgatcattctcacCAGTCCCGCACGGCCAATAACACCAGGCacaggaaacctcaggcctggattTGCCAAGGAGCTGCACTCTCACACTGCTGAGAACAGACAATCCCCAGACAGGGCTCTGTTGGCTTAACAGGGCTACTACGCCCTCCACGCCTCAGTCACATGCAAGATGGGAGTCCAAAGGTCCCCTGCCATGAAAACGCCTCCCCTTTTCACAAGTCCAACACTTcaggagaaagggaaagggagACACAGACAATTCTCATTCATGCAGGGCCCTTTGGCAGCTTAGATGCCTACGAACTCCTCATTCAGAGCAGGGTGGTAGACGCCAGAGTGCAGGCTTATTAAACCACTGATTCACTCAGCCGACGTTCAGCGACCACGAGGTCTCCCAAGGGTCTTAAACTGACACGGGGGAAGAGTCCTGAGTAATAAGCCAAAACATCCCAAGGACCCCCTTACTCACATACACAAGCACCACACTTGCTCCAGCTCCACCAACCTACAGTCATTGGCACCCAACAAGTTATTTCATAGCCCAATGTAAAATTTATACTCGCTCCAGATGCATCCACCCACACTGCAGCTTTTGAGCTTGAAGGCTTTATTTGTTGTCACTGGAACTGCTGGCCAggaacacacagacagacacacaaaaGATAGATTTCTCTGTCCCCTGGAGCTGAGTACAGCAACCAGGCTGTTCAGTATGGAGCTGACGGGTCAGGCACCCAGAGCCCCAAGCCTCCCCTCAAATGGCCCTGTTTAGGGAGTTTTTAACTGAGGTCTCCATGCTCACAGTATGGCGCCCAGGGGTTTTGATAGAGGCTCAGCAGCTGCTAGGCAGCCAACTCCATCTGTCCATCCAAGTCACGGCACCAAAATTGTGCTCCAAAGACCACTGGGAGAGGGGCCACCAAGGACCTTCTCTGcccaaaatgtaccattggtctcacctgaaaggtgattttcataggagggggCCATCACCGTGGGGAagtagttccacctatcgtgcgaaggcaagaatgtttttgaagtcaagactagggacgtcatgcccctcccactctccagttcattcgtagcgagtctaaaaagagatatctaaaaatagaagaacaaggccaacaggcccgccaggaaaataacataatagtcacatgcataacaacatgactcacataactacataacataacagaactaaaagtcttgacttcactcttatatttaaatataatagcgtaacaataacatgtaacccattgataaaatgtcTAGTCATCCTCtaactgggagggtcatgatggccccctcctatgaaaatcacctttcaggtgagaccaatggtacattttccataggaggggGGCCATCaccgtgggatgtaccaaagcaacccatatagggagggaccacccacacgTTAATccacattaagaacctgttgcaacactcgtctgccaaaagatgcatcagcagaggcataacgatcaattttataatgccttatgaacgagtgtggggtagaccagactgcagccctacaaatatcggcaacaggagcattagtggcaaaagcagccgaggtggcagctgacctggtagaatgagccgttatactagctggaactgacagcttcagggactcatatgctaaagtaatgcatgcccttaaccaacgggataaggtaggattggatactttatgccccatagaccttggatgaaaggatacaaacagagactccgttcgtcgaatctcttgggtcctagacaggtaggtcttgagagccctccggacatccaacgaatgccaagccttctcgagaggatgggtaggattcgggcaaaaggaaggcaaaacaatgtcctggttgcaatgaaaaactgaatcgaccttgggacgaaaggaagggtcagtcttcagcacaacagagtccttatggaagacgcagaggtgtctagcagaagacaatgcgcccaactccgaaacgcgtctggcagatgtgattgcgatcagaaacaggaccttgaaggacagtatacgtaggggcacagtcctgatgggttcaaacggagggcgttgcaaagcctgcagaactttcggcaaactccatgaggggaaccgatggacaacagccggagagcgtagggcgactcccctcaaaaaacgtttgatgaacggatgtgaggagatatgatctccaggagaggacactgagagaatggatgacagagtagatgcatgtcgacgtagagtgttgagtcgaagtcccatcataaagccactatggagaaattggagcacctggtgcacattggcctgggatggatcgtggtggtgggactgacaccacttggagaaagccacccaggtatgttgataaatgcgagtggtagatggtcttctcgaggccaaaataatatcaatcacagcgtcagacagtccagctgacctcaagtgtctccgttcaaacgccacgctgttagattgagccaagtagggtcctggtgcagtactggaccctgggataagaggtctggcgttactggaagtgtccaaggatccatcattgacattgccagaagatctgagaaccacggacggcgtggccaaaatggtgctatcagaaccagctgtgccctttcggttcgcgccttcctcaaggttttggctaacaatggtatgggaggaaaggcgtacaatagaccgtctggccacggtgttgtcagagcatccactgcttctgctgttgagtccaggtatcgggcaaagtacctgggaagctggcaattgtgactggaagcaaacaggtcgactgagagggcgccgaaccgacactggagacgatggaaaatggctggatgaagtttccattctcccgggaagacctgttgtctgctgagccagtctgctgtcacattccaaatccctccgaggtgctctgctttcagggattgtagatgttgttctgcccagacaaagatgagggaggctaagtcctgcagaggacgagacctggtgcccccctgtctgttcaaatgtgattttacacacgtgttgtctgttcgaatgagcacatgatgcaaagggaacagagactgaaaatgacatagagccaagtggacagcctttagttccagccagttgatgcttcgagattgctctgcgttgggccaaaccccttgaacgtactgggagttgcagtgggctccccaacctgtgaggctggcgtctgtggtcacgatgGTTCTGCGgcgttctctgaacgacgtgcccttggagagatgttgaaccttggtccaccagcggaaggagaggcgcagagcggggctcaaacgaactttgcgatggttggagctggcaatgtctttttgaaaaggcaacagagtccactgaaggggccgagtgtgggctcgagcccagggcacaatgtggattgtggagataaacatcccgagcgctctggcgagtagcatgacgtctgcggatgtttgttgcatcagggaccttgcgatgcttgtgatggcagtgatgcgatctggagccaggaagaccattgcctgcagcgtgtccaacattgccccaaggtgtagtaggcgttgggttggttggagatggcttttgtcgaagttgacaagccagccgtaggtctgcaaaacattgagggtgatcattaaatgatgatgagccagctcctcagacttggaccgtatcagcagatcatccaaatatgggtagatatgaaccccttgggtccgaaggtaagccactaggatgagtagcaccttggtaaatactcttggagcagaggattgaaaatgttggtggccaaaggcaaaccgaagaaactttctgtgggctatgcaaatgggcacatggagatacgcttccttaaggtcgatagaagccaggaagtctccttcatgcagactctcggtaatggaatggagagattccattttgaacgtgcggtatgttacaaaacggttgacaaacttgaggtccaataccgccctccaagataaatctcgttttggcacagcaaataggagggagtacaccccttccgacctctcagttgtgggaactggctctattgccgctatgtccaagaggtgatgtatagctgtctgcatgatgttgtgcctggctggtgcccttgggcaagaagacggatggaatctgtctgatggggttgcccagaactctatggtatagccgtaagtgaaaaggtccctgatccaggagaccgtagtaaggcgcagccatcgatctccaaaattaagtaatctgccacctatgggaagGGCGTTAAtgctacttgtgtaggcgagggcctcccctatatgaggacgatgagttgcccctgcgcccttggtactgacctctgccctggaggcgtcggttccaggagcccctgaatacGTTGGagtcatagggtctgaagtcgcggcctcgtcctcctggccgcgttcctcgaaaggactggttagaacgaaaggaggaaaatcgcctgaagggcctgtggtcgatgttcttgactgtggccagaaccagTTTTTGGGCGtattttggatcaaccagaactgcctttagagcttcctcgccgaagagtagagatccggagtaaggagccttggacaggttcagtctggccgccgaatcagcttgccagtggcgaagccagagggtgcgacgagcgactatttgagtcgtcatggctcgtgcccctaattgagtggcatccaaagtggcatcggccacaaaagctgctgtcttacgtaatttcgatagtgctcttctgagggcgacaggatcagggttagcatcccCAATGTAAAATTTATACTCGCTCCAGATGCATCCACCCACACTGCAGCTTTTGAGCTTGAAGGCTTTATTTGTTGTCACTGGAACTGCCGGCCAggaacacacagacagacacacaaaaGATAGATTTCTCTGTCCCCTGGAGCTGACGGGTCATAGACAAGCTAAGAGGCTGTTCAGTATGGAGCTGACGGGTCAGGCACCCAGAGCCCCAAGCCTCCCCTCAAATGGCCCTGTTTAGGGAGTTTTTAACTGAGGTCTCCATGCTCACAGTATGGCGCCCAGGGGTTTTGATAGAGGCTCAGCAGCTGCTAGGCAGCCAACTCCATCTGTCCATCCAAGTCACGGCACCAAAATTGTGCTCCAAAGACCACTGGGAGAGGGGCCACCAAGGACCTTCTCTGCCCAAAATATGCCAAGCAGAACTTTATAAAGTGATTACATGTCATACAGATGTCACAGCGAAAAAGCACATCTTATAACCATATATAGCAATACTTACACCCTTTAGGGTGGTCACCTTCCCTATTGTTGCCCTGCCCATCCATGTGCCAGGTTGGTACCCGCCTCTTATCTGAGATCTGGCAGTTCTGTATTCCAGTTTGTACGATCCCCAAAACCCAGCTTAGAAACAGTGGACTGCAGCTTGACATTTTAAGCTAACACTTGATGTGAAATCTTTTGCTTGACCACAACTTCTCTTTTCCCTTTTCTTGGTTCAGTTCCAAGCTGCTAGCTAGCATCACTCATTTCCTTTGTGGCTGCAAAACGTACCTTAAGATGTGATAGAAAGCCTCCCAGCTCTTATAAGCAATTATAAGCATATTGGTTATAGAATGCATATTGATTATCAGAAAGGCCAAAGTTCATTATTCTTTCACAGCCCCTAAGCTAAACGTTAAGACTTCAGAACCCACACTTTTTATATTACGTGTTAACCATGAAGACTTCAGCCCAATTTAAAGCAAAGTACGATAAACGTTTTAGGGCATAATCCAGCAACAAGTTCTTCTGCACAAGTCCTACTGAAACAGTGCAAGAATATATCAGTAGTGCTCTTATGGAGTTCccagttcaatggagcttgcaCAAAAGAACTTCCTGCAGGACTGTGTCTATTTTTCCCACACCAGTCATAGACAAGCTAAGAGGATAGCAACAGCCTGAAGGCTGCCCAGGCCCATAGTCTTAACACTGGCCTCTTGCATACCATAGTTTTCAAATTAGGAATCAGTCTTAGCATGTGCTTTTCTCCCCAATCCCATCCTTCATTTTCCTTAATGACAGTTCTGTTTTACATGTGTATTGATGCAAACCAAAGTTAATGCAAACCAGGATCCCTCATAAATCAAACGAAGTATTGCTCTAAGAGATGCTACCATGGTTCCTGTTTAATTTTGGATGAGCTTTAACTGTGACATACTCTGCAGAGACTGGTTATGATTGATGGGttagaaatattaaaaaaaaaagaagtgtcCCAAAGCTGCCTGAGGTATGAAATCAAATATTTTTGCTGATGATCAGAAACAATGTTAACTTAGGTTACATCTTAAAATCTGAAGTGTCTGTTTTATCTCTGGGTTGTACCCAACACTGTAGCTCCTCCTATGCAACAGACTTTCAAACACTCCGTTGAACTTCCTCTCCCTTGCAGCTCccacacaccctcaaaatctgctgaagaggattgggggaccctttcaagcagattttggggttgcGGAGATGAGAGGAGTGGCAAGTCCCACTGCATGAGCAGAACAATACTGGTGCACCGTTGGATACAATCCTCTAACAATCATGGAACAATAGATTGTACAACCTTAGACTATTAGAAAGCAAATACTTTTTTCTGCTCTACTATGTAATGaagtttgagagtgtcgaagaagctgagagcaatgccgtcaagagagtgtcgaagaagctgagagcaatgccatcaagaatctagaccaagaggctagactcctagcaggggcacccaaggcagaatggttaaagctgagacaccagactaagatgcatccaaactcagaagaaggcaatggtaaaccacctctgaatacctcttaccacaaaaaccctatgaacagagtatccaaaatgcaacatgagatagtgctggaagatgagacccccaggtcagaaggcactcaccgagctactggggaagaacaaaggacaaggacaagtagcactgtgactaatgtcGCAGCTGGGTCGAagttgaaaggaagcccagaggctgatgcacacagatgcgaaaggaaagtctggagttttacgacgcacacaataggaacatggaatgtgagaagcatgaaccagggaaagttagaaattgtcaagcaagaaatggaacatatcaacattacaatacttggcatgagtgaattaaaatggatgggaatgggacattttcaatcaggcatctaaaaaatattttatgcaggaaatgagaaattaagaagaaatggggtttctttaatagtgagaagtgatgtagcaaaagcaattaggagctacaatgcaaggtctgagcgagtgatatcaatcagattaaacaggaaacctattaacataactatcattcaagtctatgctccaacggcaaatgcagaagaagaggaattggagacattttacgcagaagtacaggaagaaattgatcacacaccaaaacaacatgtgctgataatcatgggggactggaatgcaaaagtagggaacacagaagaaccaggaattgtgggaaaacagGGCTTAGGGGATAGAAATGAAGCGGGAGAAAGATTTacggaattctgtgaagccaataatttgtttcttgcaaaagcattttttgagcaaccgaaaagatgactatacacgtggacatcaccaaatgatcaatacaggaatcaaattgattatataattggaaacagaagatggagaagttccatactttctgcaaaaacaagaccaggagcagactgcagtacagatcatgaactgatcatatcgaaaatcagagtaaagctaaagaagaacaacaaagcaatcataatgccaaaacacaatttaaataacataccAGAAGAATAtagagatcaaataaggaacagatttgaggctttaaacttagctgatagagaaccagaagaactatggagtgaagtcagagacattatcagggaagaatgcaaaaagacaataatacctctagttaaaaagagagaaagacctcaatggatgactgaagaaactcttaaaatggttgaagagaggaggaaagcaaaaagagagagaaacagggttagaaccctaaatgcaacaattcaGCGACCAGTACATAggcacaaagagaactattacaatagttattgtaaagaaatagaagaggacaacaaaatgggtagaacaagagccctattccaaaagattagagaaattaaagagaaatttaaagcaagagtagggatgttgaataattaacagggaaacacactgactgaccgagatgaaataagagatggaagcaatacaccgaagtactctatagaagagatgcaaggatgacagactcattcaaggaggaactgtatgatgaagagtcagaaattttagaatgtgaggtgaaagctgctcttaaaatacttggaagaaacaaatcactagcaacagatggcataccaacagagttgctaaaagctactaagactgaatctgtccaaattttgacaaaaatttgtcaagaaatatggaaaactaaacaatggcccacagactggaagcgttcaatatacatcccaaaggggatcccagggaatgcagtaattattgaactattgacttaacatcccatgcaagtacgtaatgctcaagattctacaacaaaggctcttaccatatatggagcgagaaatgccagacgtccaagctggatttagaaagggaagaggcaccagagatcatatcgcaaacatacactggataatggaatggaccaaggaatttcagaaggaaatcaccctgtgctttacagatgacagcaaagcctttgaccgtgtagatcatgaaacactatggaatgctttaaaagaaatgggggtgccacagcatctgattgttgtgatgtgcaacctatgctctggacaagaggctactgaaaggcTGGAATATGGAGAGacagattggttcccaatcggaaagagtgtgagacaggggtgtattttatcaccctattcatttaatctatatgcagaacatttcatatgaaaagtggaattggaccaagtTGGAGGTGTTGTCTGTTGAGGTTTCCAGCCTCTTTAGTTTTTATTTACCCAAGTATTGTAATTTATAGactctctcaaggaggtgtgaaaactggagggagaaatataaataatttaagatatgcagatgataccatactactaggagaaaccagtaatgatttgaaatgaatgctgatgaaagttaaagaggaaagcacaaaagcaggactacagctgaacgtcaaaaagactaaagtaatgacaacagaagatttatgtaactttaaagctgacaacaaggatattgagcttgtcaaggattatcaataccttggcacagtcttaaccaaaatggagacaatatccaagaaatcagaaaaaggctaggactggggaggagggcagctatgagaactagaaaaggtcttcaaatgcaaagatgtatcactgaacactaaagtcaggatcattcagaccatggtattcccgatctctatgtatggatgtgaaagtggaacagtgaaaaagcggatgagagaaaaatcaactaatttgaaatgtggttttggaggagagctttgtgcataccatggactgtgaaaaagacaaataatttggtgttagaacaaattaaaccagaagtgtcactagaagctaaaatgatgaaactgaggttatcatactttggacacataatgagaagaaatgattcactagaaaagacactaatgctgggaaaaacagaatagaaaaataggaaggccaaacaagagatggactgattccataaaggaagccacagacctgaacttacaaggtctgaacagggtggttcacgacagatgctgttggagatcactgattcatagggtcatcataagtcgtaattgaatgcacataacaacaactatgtAATGAAGGATGTAATGTTCTCTTACTTCAAGTAGTTTTCAACCTGGGACAAGATGCGCTCCATCTCAGCATCCTTCTTCTCATACAACTCCTTCCCCACCCAAGGTAAGGATGACAGAAAAGCATACACATACCAGTCACACCGCACCTGTTGGAAATAAAAGTGAGGTTAATGTTCAAGGTCatacaagaaagaagaggaaggtgCTTAGTACACTGTACTTTGATACAATACTTCAAGCATAAATTCTCAAAAAACACATAAAGCAAAACAGGCTAAGTTTGCTTATTTTCACAAATTGTTGTTCAAA is a genomic window of Rhineura floridana isolate rRhiFlo1 chromosome 1, rRhiFlo1.hap2, whole genome shotgun sequence containing:
- the LOC133388043 gene encoding uncharacterized protein LOC133388043; amino-acid sequence: MTTQIVARRTLWLRHWQADSAARLNLSKAPYSGSLLFGEEALKAVLVDPKYAQKLVLATVKNIDHRPFRRFSSFRSNQSFRGTRPGGRGRDFRPYDSNVFRGSWNRRLQGRDLRLACQLRQKPSPTNPTPTTPWGNVGHAAGNGLPGSRSHHCHHKHRKVPDATNIRRRHATRQSARDVYLHNPHCALGSSPHSAPSVDSVAFSKRHCQLQPSQSSFEPRSAPLLPLVDQGSTSLQGHVVQRTPQNHRDHRRQPHRLGSPLQLPVRSRGLAQRRAISKHQLAGTKGCPLGSMSFSVSVPFASCAHSNRQHVCKITFEQTGGHQVSSSAGLSLPHLCLGRTTSTIPESRAPRRDLECDSRLAQQTTGLPGRMETSSSHFPSSPVSVRRPLSRPVCFQSQLPASQVLCPIPGLNSRSSGCSDNTVARRSIVRLSSHTIVSQNLEEGANRKGTAGSDSTILATPSVVLRSSGNVNDGSLDTSSNARPLIPGSSTAPGPYLAQSNSVAFERRHLRSAGLSDAVIDIILASRRPSTTRIYQHTWVAFSKWCQSHHHDPSQANVHQVLQFLHSGFMMGLRLNTLRRHASTLSSILSVSSPGDHISSHPFIKRFLRGVALRSPAVVHRFPSWSLPKVLQALQRPPFEPIRTVPLRILSFKVLFLIAITSARRVSELGALSSARHLCVFHKDSVVLKTDPSFRPKVDSVFHCNQDIVLPSFCPNPTHPLEKAWHSLDVRRALKTYLSRTQEIRRTESLFVSFHPRSMGHKVSNPTLSRWLRACITLAYESLKLSVPASITAHSTRSAATSAAFATNAPVADICRAAVWSTPHSFIRHYKIDRYASADASFGRRVLQQVLNVD